A stretch of Myceligenerans xiligouense DNA encodes these proteins:
- a CDS encoding DUF6113 family protein — MTEHHERNGNRPRLGPVIIRVLLAVALGLVIGALGTAVHRYGDESWYAGVVLALALTAAAAIMCRAWSGYGALLAFAGGWVVAVQLMSLRGSGGDVLVPAGTLGLVWAYGGVVLLGAAAFLPASWFREEPMRGWEEDPAAATSSRSVTSTEPPLGAG, encoded by the coding sequence GTGACAGAACACCACGAGCGCAACGGGAACCGTCCGCGCCTGGGGCCGGTGATCATCCGGGTGCTGCTCGCCGTGGCACTCGGACTGGTCATCGGCGCGCTCGGTACCGCGGTCCACCGCTACGGCGACGAGTCCTGGTACGCCGGAGTCGTGCTGGCGCTCGCGCTCACCGCCGCGGCGGCGATCATGTGCCGGGCGTGGTCCGGGTACGGTGCGCTCCTCGCGTTCGCCGGTGGCTGGGTCGTGGCGGTGCAGCTGATGTCCCTGCGCGGCTCGGGCGGGGACGTGCTCGTTCCCGCGGGGACGCTCGGGCTCGTCTGGGCGTACGGCGGCGTCGTGCTCCTGGGTGCGGCGGCGTTCCTGCCGGCCTCGTGGTTCCGTGAGGAGCCGATGCGGGGGTGGGAGGAGGACCCGGCCGCGGCCACGTCCAGCAGGTCTGTGACCAGCACAGAACCTCCACTCGGAGCGGGGTGA
- a CDS encoding VanW family protein has protein sequence MAPAPAPAPSKADGAAPGKPATTEAAGAGKPTAAPAPPSAPNSPSAPAAASPSGSTTEPPSGDDDPAAVLQSVVDNLTPERPASPAKQGGYTPRVFAFERPAKKPRAGSSAEPTAPGEPGTPGDGTAPAGGRGGDHPFMRPITGMIPKLKPLTGAIARVVNPQAVRHPHGPATPPPAAVPPGGQVPLAGPVPPGGQDPSAAQVPSGGQVPSGGQVPSGGQVPSGGQVPSGGQVPPAGQVPPADPAQPTDPARPMGSPRPADPAHPAGTVPAAAAAPGDAPQGSPGAPDGGVPPAPVPLGSVPAPGGPGTPDGQATPGESAGEPVGRGWPPAPGGPDGSGQFPPPPPGGSWTLGIQPDEAPHRGRKIALGVGLAAVVLFGLFAVIAGVQAGAVPNGVHVAGVDIGGQSRDEAVATLDDALAPRAKEPVALVAGTAESTLKPGKAGLAYDAEATVDALTGFSLDPGRMWEHFFGADDAELVLAVNEKKLGSAIDGLEESMTVKAADGAVVFQDGAPKATDAKEGSVVDTAGAQAVITSSWLRSEPPFTLPTREVEPEITQDEVDAAMAMGTKVVSAPVNVQVGDQSVELTPADLATFGSFEPSGGALALRFNREGLVNTIVERTANLLTIPEDAHFVFQDGKPQVVGGGPGTTLQPEEVGEAVNAAARGDDRVAAVELHEQDPENTKEALEQLGVKEVVSEFSTPLTADNVRTQNLIRGAEMITGDLVKPGETFSLIEALSPITEANGYVASGIVSNGQHVEGVGGGLSQMATTSYNAGYFAGFDDVEHRQHSFWFPRYPAGREATIYVGALDMKFRNDTPYGAVLQSFVSNGQLTVRIWSTKHYEVQTSDSGRQNVVETSTVRSNDPECAAYPGGEDGFTISNNRKVLLDGDLVKDETYTWTYKPDNPVVCTGGGGGGNG, from the coding sequence GTGGCCCCGGCTCCCGCCCCGGCCCCGTCGAAGGCTGACGGCGCGGCGCCCGGCAAGCCCGCAACCACCGAAGCCGCCGGTGCCGGGAAGCCGACGGCGGCCCCGGCCCCGCCGTCGGCTCCGAACTCGCCGTCCGCCCCTGCCGCGGCGTCGCCGTCCGGCTCCACCACCGAGCCGCCGTCGGGTGACGACGATCCGGCCGCCGTCCTGCAGTCGGTCGTCGACAACCTGACTCCCGAGCGTCCCGCGAGCCCGGCCAAGCAGGGCGGGTACACGCCCCGCGTGTTCGCGTTCGAGCGGCCCGCCAAGAAGCCGCGTGCGGGCAGTTCCGCGGAGCCCACCGCTCCGGGCGAGCCCGGGACACCGGGCGACGGCACCGCCCCGGCAGGGGGCCGGGGCGGCGACCACCCGTTCATGCGGCCGATCACGGGGATGATCCCCAAGCTCAAGCCGCTGACCGGGGCGATCGCGCGGGTCGTGAACCCGCAGGCCGTGCGGCACCCCCATGGCCCTGCCACGCCGCCGCCCGCCGCGGTTCCGCCAGGTGGCCAGGTTCCCCTCGCCGGGCCGGTCCCGCCCGGCGGCCAGGACCCGTCCGCCGCTCAGGTTCCGTCCGGCGGCCAGGTTCCGTCCGGCGGCCAGGTTCCGTCCGGCGGCCAGGTTCCGTCCGGCGGCCAGGTTCCGTCCGGCGGCCAGGTTCCGCCCGCCGGCCAGGTTCCGCCCGCCGACCCGGCTCAGCCCACCGACCCAGCCCGCCCCATGGGCTCCCCACGCCCCGCCGACCCCGCGCATCCCGCCGGAACCGTTCCGGCGGCGGCCGCGGCGCCGGGTGACGCCCCGCAGGGTTCTCCCGGGGCACCCGACGGCGGCGTCCCGCCGGCCCCCGTGCCGCTCGGCAGTGTTCCGGCGCCCGGTGGTCCGGGCACACCCGATGGTCAGGCCACGCCCGGCGAGTCCGCCGGTGAGCCCGTCGGGCGCGGCTGGCCTCCCGCACCCGGTGGGCCCGACGGGTCCGGCCAGTTCCCGCCCCCGCCGCCGGGCGGCTCATGGACCCTCGGCATCCAGCCCGACGAGGCGCCGCACCGGGGGCGCAAGATCGCGCTGGGTGTCGGCCTGGCTGCCGTGGTCCTGTTCGGCCTGTTCGCGGTCATCGCGGGGGTGCAGGCGGGCGCCGTTCCGAACGGTGTGCACGTCGCCGGCGTCGACATCGGGGGGCAGTCGCGCGACGAGGCGGTCGCCACGCTCGACGACGCGCTCGCACCGCGTGCGAAGGAGCCCGTGGCCCTGGTCGCGGGCACTGCGGAGTCCACGCTGAAGCCGGGCAAGGCGGGTCTGGCGTACGACGCCGAGGCGACCGTCGACGCCCTCACGGGCTTCTCCCTCGACCCCGGCCGCATGTGGGAGCACTTCTTCGGCGCCGACGACGCGGAACTCGTCCTCGCGGTCAACGAGAAGAAGCTCGGCAGCGCCATCGACGGCCTCGAGGAGTCGATGACGGTCAAGGCGGCCGACGGCGCGGTGGTGTTCCAGGACGGCGCGCCGAAGGCCACGGATGCGAAGGAGGGCTCCGTCGTGGACACGGCGGGGGCGCAGGCCGTCATCACCTCCAGCTGGTTGCGCTCCGAGCCGCCGTTCACGCTGCCGACGCGGGAGGTCGAACCGGAGATCACCCAGGACGAGGTCGACGCGGCGATGGCGATGGGGACGAAGGTCGTCTCGGCGCCCGTGAACGTCCAGGTCGGTGACCAGAGCGTGGAGCTCACGCCCGCCGATCTCGCGACGTTCGGGAGCTTCGAGCCGAGCGGGGGCGCTCTCGCGCTCCGGTTCAACCGCGAGGGCCTCGTGAACACGATCGTCGAGCGCACGGCGAACCTCCTGACGATTCCCGAGGACGCGCACTTCGTGTTCCAGGACGGCAAGCCGCAGGTGGTCGGTGGCGGCCCCGGCACGACGCTCCAGCCCGAGGAGGTCGGCGAGGCGGTGAACGCGGCGGCGCGCGGCGACGACCGGGTCGCGGCCGTGGAACTGCACGAGCAGGACCCCGAGAACACCAAGGAGGCGCTCGAGCAGCTCGGCGTCAAGGAGGTCGTCTCGGAGTTCTCGACCCCGCTCACCGCCGACAACGTCCGCACCCAGAACCTGATCCGCGGCGCGGAGATGATCACCGGAGATCTCGTGAAGCCGGGCGAGACGTTCTCCCTCATCGAAGCGCTCTCGCCGATCACGGAAGCGAACGGGTACGTGGCGTCCGGCATCGTCAGCAACGGCCAGCACGTCGAGGGTGTGGGCGGCGGCCTCTCCCAGATGGCCACGACCAGCTACAACGCCGGGTACTTCGCCGGGTTCGACGACGTCGAGCACCGCCAGCACAGCTTCTGGTTCCCGCGCTACCCGGCCGGGCGCGAGGCGACGATCTACGTCGGCGCGCTCGACATGAAGTTCCGGAACGACACTCCCTACGGGGCCGTGCTGCAGTCGTTCGTCAGCAACGGCCAGCTCACCGTCCGGATCTGGAGCACCAAGCACTACGAGGTGCAGACCAGCGACAGCGGCCGCCAGAACGTCGTGGAGACGTCCACGGTGCGGAGCAACGACCCCGAGTGCGCGGCGTACCCGGGCGGCGAGGACGGGTTCACGATCTCGAACAACCGCAAGGTCCTCCTGGACGGCGACCTCGTGAAGGACGAGACGTACACCTGGACCTACAAGCCGGACAACCCGGTCGTGTGCACGGGGGGCGGCGGGGGCGGCAACGGCTGA
- a CDS encoding prephenate dehydratase, translated as MSGALRAAYLGPEGTFTHQAVREWLALRAKGDDGGPGRAATGTTTVAAQPRTPEPLATVAHVHDAVAARTADVGVVAIESSVEGYVVPSLDALIGSPDVVAVDEVVLDVSFDAFVRPDHGELREVSAHPHGLAQCSRFVADSGLAPVPASSNAAACRDAGPHTVALGPSLCGDLYGLETRARAVEDFRGGRTRFLVLAPRESAPGHLDAARARGASAWRTMLAVTPLRVGPGVLARITDTFARAGVNMSSLITRPLKVRQGQYVFVITLDEAAWEPGARAVLADLLAAGDSLKTLGVFPAPDLDVDGTLDPDHVPVGSVTLDAGTDEIGRGLLW; from the coding sequence GTGAGCGGAGCGCTGCGCGCCGCGTACCTCGGGCCGGAGGGCACCTTCACGCACCAGGCGGTCCGTGAGTGGCTGGCGCTCCGCGCCAAGGGCGACGACGGCGGTCCCGGTCGGGCCGCGACGGGTACGACGACGGTCGCGGCGCAGCCCCGTACCCCGGAGCCCCTGGCGACGGTGGCCCACGTGCACGACGCCGTCGCGGCCCGCACCGCCGACGTCGGCGTCGTCGCCATCGAGAGTTCCGTCGAGGGTTACGTGGTGCCGTCGCTCGACGCGCTCATCGGAAGCCCCGACGTCGTCGCCGTCGACGAAGTGGTGCTGGACGTCTCGTTCGACGCGTTCGTCCGCCCCGATCACGGTGAGCTGCGCGAGGTGAGCGCCCACCCGCACGGCCTGGCGCAGTGCTCCCGGTTCGTCGCGGACAGCGGGCTGGCCCCGGTGCCGGCGTCGTCCAACGCGGCCGCGTGCCGCGATGCCGGACCACACACCGTCGCGCTCGGGCCGTCGCTCTGCGGCGACCTGTACGGGCTGGAGACCCGCGCGCGTGCCGTGGAGGACTTCCGGGGCGGGCGGACCCGCTTCCTGGTCCTCGCACCGCGGGAGTCCGCGCCCGGTCACCTGGACGCCGCCCGTGCGCGGGGGGCCTCGGCATGGCGCACGATGCTCGCGGTCACGCCCCTCCGGGTGGGTCCCGGTGTGCTGGCACGGATCACCGACACGTTCGCCCGCGCGGGGGTCAACATGTCGAGTCTCATCACGCGCCCGCTGAAGGTGCGGCAGGGCCAGTACGTCTTCGTCATCACGCTCGACGAGGCCGCCTGGGAGCCCGGCGCGCGCGCCGTCCTGGCCGACCTGCTGGCAGCGGGCGACTCGCTCAAGACGCTCGGCGTGTTCCCCGCACCGGACCTCGACGTCGACGGCACCCTCGACCCCGACCACGTCCCGGTCGGCTCGGTGACCCTGGACGCCGGCACCGACGAGATCGGCCGAGGGCTGCTGTGGTGA
- a CDS encoding prephenate dehydrogenase: MTSVGIIGLGLIGGSLARALVGAGMSVVATDPSRSARTAAGSAGMRIADDVAGLCATSPELVVLAVPLRAMRAVAGEVAAALGDVPGWDPTLVDVGSVKGPVRHAIRESGLAGRYVGAHPMAGTEHSGFDASFPDLLRGIRWAVTVETTAGAIGDVTIGASSSRPGEGDPASPGATATDPDRLAVVLRLITAVLGGTAVVLTDDTHDEAAALVSHVPHVLAGELLGLVAGTPVCDVAVGLAAGSFRDGTRVAYGDPRRTEAMVTQNAAWVAPALRLAARDLEMLADALDSNAPTGWFFDRPEPLRDRRPGHAHGRDANGVREIPVRETDPPPEQRVPLAGDWPAALLERCAAGAVVVLMEPTTAVLT; encoded by the coding sequence GTGACCTCGGTCGGGATCATCGGTCTGGGGCTGATCGGCGGGTCGCTCGCGCGCGCCCTCGTGGGCGCGGGCATGTCGGTGGTCGCCACCGACCCGTCGCGGAGCGCCCGCACCGCGGCCGGGTCGGCGGGCATGCGGATCGCCGACGACGTCGCGGGACTGTGCGCGACCTCCCCGGAACTGGTCGTTCTGGCCGTGCCGCTCCGGGCCATGCGAGCGGTGGCCGGTGAGGTGGCCGCCGCGCTCGGCGACGTGCCGGGGTGGGACCCGACCCTCGTCGACGTCGGGTCGGTGAAAGGGCCGGTCCGGCACGCGATCCGTGAGTCCGGGCTGGCCGGCCGCTACGTGGGTGCGCATCCGATGGCGGGGACCGAGCACAGCGGGTTCGACGCCTCGTTCCCGGACCTGCTGCGCGGGATCCGGTGGGCGGTGACCGTCGAGACGACGGCCGGTGCGATCGGTGACGTGACCATCGGGGCGTCGAGTTCCCGGCCGGGTGAGGGTGATCCGGCGTCACCGGGCGCGACGGCGACCGACCCCGACCGGCTGGCCGTGGTGCTGCGCCTGATCACCGCCGTACTCGGCGGCACCGCCGTCGTGCTGACCGACGACACCCACGACGAGGCCGCGGCCCTCGTCTCCCACGTGCCGCACGTCCTGGCGGGCGAGCTGCTCGGCCTGGTCGCGGGTACACCGGTGTGCGACGTGGCGGTCGGTCTGGCCGCGGGGTCGTTCCGCGACGGAACCCGGGTGGCCTACGGTGATCCGCGGCGCACCGAGGCCATGGTCACGCAGAACGCGGCGTGGGTGGCGCCCGCGCTCCGGCTCGCGGCGCGGGACCTGGAGATGCTGGCGGACGCGCTCGACTCGAACGCGCCCACGGGCTGGTTCTTCGACCGGCCCGAGCCGCTGCGCGACCGGCGCCCGGGGCACGCGCACGGCCGGGACGCGAACGGAGTGCGAGAGATCCCGGTCCGCGAGACCGATCCGCCGCCCGAACAGCGCGTCCCGCTGGCGGGCGACTGGCCGGCGGCGCTGCTCGAGCGGTGCGCTGCGGGGGCCGTCGTCGTCCTGATGGAGCCCACGACGGCGGTCCTGACGTAG
- a CDS encoding ThuA domain-containing protein gives MTTSKTKHALIVRGGWTGHQPVETTDSFLPFLTEHGYDVRVEETTAVYADAGYLGGVDVVVQTNTMNTIEGDELRGLIAAVAGGTGLAGWHGGIADSYRSSSEYLQLIGGQFAAHPAKAAPGELAGEAADNFVRHTIDIVPEKADHPIVAGISDFELTTEQYWVLSDDYNDVLATTTLAARDFDPWHRPVTCPAVWTRQWGEGRVFVSTPGHDLAVVDDPNVRTIVERGILWASR, from the coding sequence ATGACCACTTCGAAGACGAAGCACGCGCTGATCGTGCGCGGCGGATGGACCGGGCACCAGCCCGTCGAGACCACCGACTCGTTCCTCCCGTTCCTCACCGAGCACGGGTACGACGTGCGGGTCGAGGAGACGACGGCGGTCTACGCCGACGCCGGATACCTGGGAGGCGTCGACGTCGTCGTCCAGACCAACACGATGAACACGATCGAGGGCGACGAGCTCCGCGGGCTGATCGCAGCCGTGGCGGGCGGCACCGGGCTGGCGGGCTGGCACGGCGGCATCGCGGACTCCTATCGGAGCAGCTCGGAGTACCTCCAGCTGATCGGCGGGCAGTTCGCCGCCCACCCCGCGAAGGCCGCCCCCGGCGAGCTCGCGGGCGAGGCCGCCGACAACTTCGTGCGGCACACGATCGACATCGTGCCCGAGAAGGCCGACCACCCGATCGTCGCCGGAATCTCCGACTTCGAGCTGACGACCGAGCAGTACTGGGTGCTGTCGGACGACTACAACGACGTGCTCGCGACCACGACGCTCGCCGCCCGCGACTTCGACCCGTGGCACCGGCCGGTCACGTGCCCGGCCGTCTGGACCCGCCAGTGGGGCGAGGGTCGCGTCTTCGTGTCGACGCCCGGCCACGACCTCGCCGTCGTCGACGACCCGAACGTCCGGACCATCGTCGAGAGAGGCATCCTGTGGGCCAGCCGCTGA
- a CDS encoding Gfo/Idh/MocA family protein: MGQPLRVGIVGLGAISGQYLSTFRRLDAVRLAAVADLDETRAASVAAEQGVRALTVDELTTDPEVDLVLNLTTPAAHAEIALQAISAGKAVYGEKPLAATLEEAQAVIKAGRAAGVRVGCAPDTVLGTGVQTARKAVDDGAIGEPVAATATMMTPGHELWHPNPGFYYQPGGGPLLDMGPYYVTTLVTLLGPVASVVGAASHTRATRVIGSGPRAGEAVPVDVDTHVTGVLRHESGALSTLVMSFDAVATRASSIEIHGRTGSLVVPDPNGFDGDVRWHELGGAWRTLPPGAGYRDAARGYGIADLAATPPGVPARANGDIAYHVLDIMTALLEAADTGTTVIVESTCVRPAPVPLSDAPTGSHPR, encoded by the coding sequence GTGGGCCAGCCGCTGAGGGTCGGGATCGTCGGGCTCGGAGCGATCTCCGGCCAGTACCTGTCCACGTTCCGACGGCTCGACGCCGTGCGGCTCGCCGCGGTCGCCGACCTCGACGAGACCCGCGCGGCATCGGTCGCCGCCGAACAGGGCGTGCGTGCGCTGACCGTCGACGAGCTGACGACCGACCCCGAGGTCGATCTCGTCCTGAACCTCACGACTCCGGCCGCCCACGCCGAGATCGCACTCCAGGCGATCTCGGCGGGCAAGGCCGTCTACGGCGAGAAGCCGCTCGCGGCCACGCTCGAGGAGGCCCAGGCAGTGATCAAGGCGGGCCGTGCGGCCGGGGTCCGGGTGGGGTGCGCGCCGGACACCGTGCTCGGGACCGGCGTGCAGACGGCGCGGAAGGCCGTCGACGACGGCGCGATCGGTGAGCCGGTCGCGGCGACCGCGACGATGATGACACCCGGTCACGAGCTCTGGCACCCGAACCCCGGCTTCTACTACCAGCCGGGCGGCGGCCCGTTGCTCGACATGGGCCCGTACTACGTGACCACGCTGGTCACCCTGCTCGGCCCGGTCGCCTCGGTGGTCGGCGCGGCGAGCCACACCCGGGCGACGCGCGTGATCGGGTCCGGCCCCCGAGCGGGGGAGGCCGTCCCGGTCGACGTCGACACGCACGTGACCGGTGTGCTCCGACACGAGTCCGGTGCGCTGTCGACCCTCGTGATGAGCTTCGACGCGGTCGCCACCAGAGCCTCCAGCATCGAGATCCACGGCCGGACCGGCTCGCTCGTCGTCCCCGATCCGAACGGGTTCGACGGCGACGTGCGGTGGCACGAGCTGGGCGGCGCCTGGCGGACGCTGCCGCCCGGTGCCGGCTACCGGGACGCGGCGCGGGGCTACGGCATCGCCGATCTGGCGGCCACACCGCCGGGAGTCCCCGCGCGCGCGAACGGCGATATCGCCTACCACGTCCTCGACATCATGACGGCGCTGCTCGAGGCCGCCGACACCGGCACGACGGTGATCGTCGAGAGCACGTGCGTCCGTCCGGCACCCGTCCCCCTCTCGGACGCGCCGACCGGGAGCCACCCCCGCTGA
- a CDS encoding FAD-binding dehydrogenase, protein MTDAVSNSGTAISDDVVTADVVVVGAGLSGLVTATELAAAGKRVVVLDQEPARSLGGQAWWSFGGLFLVGSPEQRRVGVRDDADLAFADWLGSARFAAGAERGEGPDRHGYAWAEGFVDFAAGELRPWLHGKGVRWFPLVQWAERGGYPVTGTAATGAGTEHGNSVPRFHVTWGTGPGLLEPFVGAAREAARAGLLDLRFRHRVVEVLRSGGAVTGVRAEVLSDDDGPAGAPFSGRGTPSSREVTAEVEVHAQAVVVASGGIGANHDLARARWPREAGALPERMLSGVPDSTDGLMLGVAGEAGAALVHEDRMWHYPEGIANHSPVWTDHGIRILPGPSSLWLDADGGRLPAPLYPGFDALGALRHLTSRGDDHSWFVLNKTIMEKEFALSGSEQNPDLTGKSVPQLIERVRGKAVPVRTFAEQSPEFVWGATPAELAAGMNALIDGTPGSAGHIDADALARIVAARDAQVLSGLGKDPQVVATRAARSFWVDRRIRVAPPRALTDPADGPMLAVRLSVLTRKTLGGLWCDAAGRVLDPAGEVVEGLWAVGEAAGFGGGGVHGHRALEGTFLGGCLFTGRTTGRAVAEQLG, encoded by the coding sequence ATGACTGACGCCGTCTCCAACAGCGGTACCGCGATCAGCGACGATGTGGTCACCGCCGACGTCGTCGTCGTGGGAGCGGGCCTGTCCGGTCTGGTCACGGCGACGGAGCTGGCCGCGGCCGGCAAACGGGTGGTCGTCCTCGACCAGGAACCTGCCCGCTCGCTCGGCGGGCAGGCGTGGTGGTCGTTCGGCGGGCTGTTCCTCGTCGGTTCGCCGGAGCAGCGCCGGGTCGGCGTGCGCGACGACGCCGACCTCGCCTTCGCGGACTGGCTCGGCTCGGCGCGGTTCGCCGCCGGCGCCGAGCGCGGCGAGGGCCCTGACCGGCACGGCTACGCCTGGGCCGAGGGTTTCGTGGATTTCGCGGCGGGCGAGCTGCGCCCCTGGCTGCACGGCAAGGGGGTGCGGTGGTTCCCGCTGGTGCAGTGGGCCGAGCGTGGCGGCTATCCCGTCACCGGCACCGCCGCGACCGGCGCCGGCACCGAGCACGGCAACTCGGTCCCCCGCTTCCACGTCACCTGGGGCACCGGCCCGGGTCTCCTGGAGCCGTTCGTCGGCGCGGCCCGCGAGGCGGCTCGCGCCGGCCTGCTCGACCTGCGGTTCCGTCACCGCGTCGTCGAGGTGCTCCGGTCCGGGGGCGCCGTGACCGGCGTGCGAGCGGAGGTCCTGTCCGACGACGACGGCCCCGCCGGTGCGCCGTTCTCGGGGCGCGGTACGCCGTCGTCCCGTGAGGTCACGGCCGAGGTCGAGGTGCACGCCCAGGCCGTCGTCGTCGCCTCCGGCGGCATCGGCGCGAACCATGACCTCGCCCGTGCCCGCTGGCCGCGGGAGGCGGGCGCGCTTCCGGAGCGCATGCTGTCCGGTGTGCCCGACTCGACGGACGGGCTCATGCTCGGTGTCGCCGGGGAGGCCGGAGCCGCGCTGGTGCACGAGGACCGCATGTGGCACTACCCGGAGGGCATCGCGAACCACTCCCCCGTCTGGACGGACCATGGCATCCGCATCCTGCCCGGGCCGAGTTCCCTGTGGCTCGACGCCGACGGCGGGCGCCTCCCGGCCCCGCTCTACCCGGGCTTCGACGCCCTGGGCGCGCTGCGGCACCTCACCAGCCGCGGCGACGACCACTCCTGGTTCGTGCTGAACAAGACGATCATGGAGAAGGAGTTCGCGCTGTCGGGCTCCGAGCAGAACCCGGACCTGACGGGGAAGTCCGTGCCACAGCTGATCGAGCGTGTGCGCGGCAAGGCGGTGCCGGTGCGCACGTTCGCGGAGCAGTCGCCCGAGTTCGTGTGGGGCGCGACGCCGGCCGAGCTCGCCGCCGGGATGAACGCCCTCATCGACGGGACGCCGGGCTCGGCGGGGCACATCGACGCCGACGCGCTCGCGCGGATCGTCGCCGCCCGCGACGCGCAGGTCCTGTCCGGGCTGGGCAAGGACCCGCAGGTGGTGGCCACGCGGGCCGCCCGGTCGTTCTGGGTGGACCGCCGTATCCGCGTCGCCCCGCCGCGAGCGCTGACCGACCCCGCCGACGGCCCGATGCTCGCCGTGCGGCTGAGCGTGCTGACCCGCAAGACGCTCGGCGGGCTCTGGTGCGACGCGGCGGGCCGGGTCCTGGACCCGGCGGGCGAGGTGGTCGAAGGGCTGTGGGCGGTCGGCGAGGCGGCGGGCTTCGGCGGCGGCGGGGTCCACGGCCATCGCGCCCTGGAGGGCACGTTCCTGGGCGGCTGCCTCTTCACCGGGAGGACGACGGGACGGGCGGTGGCGGAGCAGCTCGGGTGA